A region of Zeugodacus cucurbitae isolate PBARC_wt_2022May chromosome 5, idZeuCucr1.2, whole genome shotgun sequence DNA encodes the following proteins:
- the LOC105215038 gene encoding HEAT repeat-containing protein 6 — protein MQSNTVLKNMKMLSTSQIERAEFDDRILSILDMMTSVDIEDKMVVECIGELLNIEFPKSNAENDPRIKKFLSWLCQILWKNEFAEVLAIRVISKLIKYNSKYYIWTLDNVFCSQSPIYERILEDKTDVYLLSILECIDLIFDDLKMDAMTDEQKQSIRSVFTLLIRMQYSSNLNSLENPKIILYSLILLNKYISTCKKDIENHISELMGISLGFMQFGLNTKDISVVCPKLITPSYYVNNLSDEHETDEPNIHQKVGGKLAKQKRHRGLKTKDIVNTVFETTNNKLGELDLEMTNINNMEKTQYEAFKNEISSKIRLASITLFGEITLSVKRCILYTYWQSIFPYDGVDNVYIRGDILFVCQNDDSSKCRSAILNVCSDVLLKLKSLYSQAEFKDRSAAFLPFSHMLGLSIITTYKSLLEIIDNEKSLPVLIQALKCLAALAEVTPFAKLESDIVFKFLNTVKNLVNHSDFTIQISAISVLEVLLMDTEMPSEIAEALGTSNECIKRSATNENIVNIGSAKKFNMEFLFNRAKNVSYKYNFESSWLILKIISNLENNPIQDSSLCRKIKTPCSLRIKSLHILTAMAIHFELFLKDNLEKITAVMEDTIHDGQVEVRLCGSKFLDACVYQMNLFLQNNCNNDNICSFKCFWIRILSIITNQMSREKESTAVKIALCDAISNIGPVIFENLPESIRITILSFLSGLSCDSTEDVLVRATVVRALSVFVTFPSMRVNLVFIENTAELILRLAGEGNMIVRIKVIWSMGNVSDALLENITDNANERISDEILWKLIQYSNQACNDCDKVRCNAVRTLGNLLRLLTEKHFQHISERTVIKSAITKLIDGIRSSGTAKVKWNSCYAVGNVLQNERIFLYSSRHKDLTWHAPLFSALCHVIYNHPNYKVKINATTALIHIRKREHFGEHYSNIWSAVLDAIEQSNNLINFYEYNHRDQLQEQMCFLICHVIKLATLQDITILSRILLEKLEVLKNTWIRVLRRLIPGKAAPLLSCSTHLNDLLKSSSELSSEQKNAILLIVDAIPTSY, from the coding sequence ATGCAGTCCAATacggttttgaaaaatatgaaaatgctgAGTACATCTCAAATAGAACGAGCAGAATTTGATGATCGAATCCTAAGTATCTTAGATATGATGACAAGCGTCGATATTGAGGATAAGATGGTTGTGGAATGCATTGGAGagcttttaaatattgaatttcctAAAAGCAATGCTGAAAATGATCcacgtataaaaaaatttctaagcTGGTTGTGCCAAATATTATGGAAAAATGAATTTGCTGAAGTACTTGCCATCAGAGTAATTTCAAAGCTTATCAAATACAAttccaaatattatatttggacTTTGGATAATGTATTTTGCTCACAATCTCCTATTTATGAACGGATTCTAGAAGATAAAACTGATGTATATCTGCTATCTATATTAGAGTGCATAGATCTTATATTTGATGATTTAAAGATGGACGCTATGACTGATGAACAAAAACAGTCTATTAGATCTGTATTCACTCTTTTAATTCGTATGCAGTATTCATCAAATTTAAATTCGCTGGAAAAcccaaaaataatactttattctttaattttgctgaataaatatatatcaacatGTAAAAAGGATATAGAAAATCATATATCCGAACTAATGGGAATATCTTTAGGATTCATGCAATTTGGTCTCAATACAAAAGATATATCGGTCGTTTGTCCAAAATTAATTACGCCGTCCTATTACGTTAATAACTTGTCAGATGAACATGAAACTGATGAGCCTAACATTCATCAAAAAGTTGGAGGCAaactagcaaaacaaaaacgacaTCGAGGACTAAAAACCAAGGATATTGTTAATACGGTATTTGAGACTACGAACAATAAGCTCGGAGAACTTGATTTGGAaatgacaaatataaacaatatggAAAAAACACAATACGAggcatttaaaaatgaaattagttCAAAAATTCGTTTAGCCTCTATAACACTTTTTGGCGAAATAACACTATCTGTTAAAAGGTGTATCCTTTATACATATTGGCAATCAATATTTCCATATGACGGTGTAGACAATGTATATATTCGTGGAGATATTCTCTTTGTTTGCCAAAACGATGACAGTTCTAAGTGTCGTAGTGCAATTCTAAATGTTTGTTCTGATGTTCTTTTGAAACTGAAGTCTCTATATAGCCAAGCGGAGTTTAAAGATAGGTCGGCAGCATTCTTACCTTTTTCGCATATGCTCGGTTTATCAATTATAACAACATATAAATCGTTATTAGAAATTATAGACAACGAAAAGTCATTACCTGTTCTAATACAAGCTTTAAAATGCTTAGCAGCGTTAGCAGAGGTAACACCCTTCGCTAAACTTGAAAGTGATATAGTGTTCAAATTCCTTAATACTGTTAAAAACCTCGTTAACCACAGCGATTTCACAATTCAAATTTCTGCAATATCAGTGTTGGAAGTTTTGTTAATGGATACGGAAATGCCTTCTGAAATTGCTGAAGCCTTGGGTACATCTAATGAATGTATCAAAAGATCagcaacaaatgaaaacattgtCAATATTGGTTCCgctaaaaaattcaatatggaatttttatttaacagagcaaaaaatgtatcttacaaatataattttgaatcatcatggttaattttaaaaattatttccaatttaGAAAATAACCCTATTCAAGACAGTTCGCtatgtagaaaaataaaaaccccTTGCTCTTTACGAATTAAAAGCCTTCATATACTGACAGCAATGGCTATTCATTTCgagttatttttaaaagataatttggaaaaaataacgGCTGTCATGGAGGATACTATACATGATGGACAGGTAGAAGTTCGTTTATGTGGATCAAAATTTTTGGACGCTTGTGTTTATCAAATgaatttgtttttacaaaataattgtaaCAACGATAATATATGCTCTTTTAAGTGCTTCTGGATTCGCATATTATCGATCATTACAAATCAAATGAGTAGAGAAAAGGAATCCACTGCAGTAAAGATTGCCTTATGCGACGCAATATCAAATATTGGCCctgttatatttgaaaatttgccaGAGTCTATTCGAATTActatattaagttttttatcAGGGTTAAGTTGTGATTCTACGGAGGATGTTTTAGTTCGAGCAACAGTAGTTCGAGCTTTGTCTGTTTTCGTAACTTTTCCGTCAATGCGCGTAAATCTCGTTTTTATTGAGAACACTGCAGAATTGATTTTACGATTAGCAGGAGAAGGAAATATGATTGTCCGTATCAAAGTAATTTGGTCTATGGGAAATGTTAGTGATGCTTTGTTAGAAAATATCACCGATAACGCAAATGAAAGAATTTCGGACGAAATATTATGGAAATTAATTCAATACTCAAATCAAGCCTGCAATGACTGTGATAAGGTTCGATGTAATGCAGTTCGAactttgggtaatttacttcgTTTATTAACGGAGAAGCATTTTCAACATATTTCCGAAAGAACTGTGATAAAAAGTGCTATTACTAAACTAATTGACGGAATTCGTTCTTCTGGGACAGCAAAAGTCAAATGGAATTCATGCTATGCTGTCGGAAATGTGTTGCAAAACGAGCGGATATTTCTGTATTCGAGTAGACACAAAGACTTGACTTGGCATGCACCGCTTTTTTCCGCCCTTTGTCATGTCATTTATAATCACCCAaattataaagtaaaaataaatgcaacaactgCTTTAATACATATTAGGAAACGAGAACATTTTGGAGAGCACTATTCAAATATTTGGAGCGCTGTTTTAGATGCTATTGAACAatctaataatttaataaatttttacgaATATAATCATAGAGATCAATTGCAAGAGCAGATGTGCTTCTTAATTTGTCACGTTATAAAACTAGCAACTTTACAAGACATTACAATACTTTCGCGTATACTATTGGAAAAATTAGAAGTCTTAAAAAATACTTGGATAAGAGTGTTAAGACGCTTGATTCCGGGAAAAGCTGCACCTTTACTATCTTGTTCGACACATCTAAATGATTTATTAAAGTCTTCTTCAGAACTGAGTTCGGAAcagaaaaatgcaattttacttATAGTGGATGCAATACCGACAAgctattaa